A portion of the Faecalibacterium sp. I3-3-89 genome contains these proteins:
- a CDS encoding recombinase family protein: MTTAPNSAILDPVTNPVLTVAPQSKEDTTMSGATNKITALYCRLSQEDARLGESLSIENQKAILLEYAKKNHFPNPVFFVDDGYSGTNYDRPGFQSMLVEIEAGRVGIVITKDLSRLGRNSALTGLYTNFTFPQYSVRYIAINDNYDTIDPNSVNNDFAGIKNWFNEFYARDTSRKIRAVQKAKGERGVPLTVNVPYGYVKDPENPKHWLVDPEAAAIVKRIFSMCMEGRGPTQIANQLWVDNVLTPTAYKLSHGRSTNAPAPEDPYRWDKRAVSLILERREYTGCTVNFKTYTNSIWDKKRHLNPVENQAIFPDTHERIIDDDVFEKVQEIRNQRHRMTRTGKSSIFSGMVYCADCGSKMQYGSSNNRDFSQDFFDCSLHKKNGSKCKGHFIRVKVLEGRVLSHVQRVTDYILRHEDYFRKVMEEQLRVESTEKLTVLKKQLARNEKRIVDLKRLFMKIYEDNANGKLSDDRFDMMSQSYDAEQKQLEEESLSIQQEIEVQEQQIENIEKFVQKAHKYVHIEELTPYALRELVSAIYVDAPDKSSGKRVQHIHIKYDGLGYIPLDELEAKEKA; this comes from the coding sequence ATGACAACTGCGCCCAATTCTGCTATACTTGACCCGGTAACCAATCCTGTACTGACAGTTGCTCCACAGAGTAAGGAGGACACAACAATGTCTGGAGCAACGAATAAAATCACCGCACTTTACTGCCGACTGTCGCAAGAGGACGCACGGCTCGGCGAAAGCCTGTCCATTGAGAACCAGAAGGCTATCCTTCTGGAATACGCCAAAAAGAACCACTTCCCGAACCCGGTGTTCTTTGTGGATGATGGCTACTCCGGCACGAACTATGACCGCCCCGGCTTTCAGAGTATGCTGGTCGAGATCGAAGCAGGGCGTGTAGGAATCGTTATCACGAAAGACCTGTCCCGACTGGGGCGCAACTCTGCCTTGACGGGTCTGTACACAAACTTTACCTTTCCCCAGTATAGCGTTCGCTACATTGCCATTAACGACAATTACGACACCATTGACCCGAACAGCGTAAACAACGATTTTGCGGGTATTAAGAACTGGTTCAACGAGTTTTACGCCCGCGATACCAGCCGCAAGATTCGGGCTGTCCAGAAGGCCAAGGGAGAGCGTGGAGTGCCGCTGACGGTCAATGTTCCGTACGGCTATGTAAAAGACCCGGAGAACCCGAAGCATTGGCTTGTTGACCCGGAAGCGGCTGCGATTGTGAAGCGCATCTTCTCCATGTGCATGGAGGGACGTGGCCCGACCCAAATTGCAAACCAACTGTGGGTGGACAATGTTCTGACTCCCACCGCCTACAAGCTGAGCCATGGCCGGAGTACAAACGCACCTGCCCCGGAAGACCCTTACCGCTGGGATAAAAGAGCAGTAAGTTTGATTCTGGAACGCCGGGAGTACACTGGCTGCACAGTCAACTTCAAGACCTATACTAACTCTATCTGGGATAAAAAGAGACATCTGAATCCTGTGGAAAATCAGGCTATCTTCCCGGATACACATGAGCGCATTATTGACGATGATGTGTTTGAAAAGGTTCAGGAGATTCGTAACCAGCGTCACCGCATGACTCGGACAGGCAAGAGCAGCATTTTCTCCGGTATGGTCTACTGCGCTGACTGCGGTTCCAAGATGCAATATGGTTCGTCCAACAACAGGGACTTCAGTCAAGACTTCTTTGATTGCTCTCTGCACAAGAAGAACGGGAGCAAGTGCAAGGGACACTTCATCCGAGTAAAGGTTCTGGAAGGACGTGTACTGAGTCATGTTCAGCGGGTGACGGACTACATTCTCCGTCATGAAGACTACTTCCGCAAGGTCATGGAGGAGCAGCTTCGGGTGGAAAGCACCGAAAAGCTGACCGTCCTGAAGAAGCAGCTTGCCCGGAATGAGAAGCGGATTGTAGACCTCAAACGGCTGTTCATGAAAATCTACGAGGACAACGCCAATGGAAAGCTGAGCGATGACCGCTTCGACATGATGAGCCAGAGCTACGATGCCGAACAGAAGCAGCTGGAAGAGGAATCCCTCTCTATCCAACAGGAAATCGAAGTACAGGAACAGCAAATCGAGAATATTGAAAAATTCGTCCAGAAAGCGCACAAGTACGTTCATATTGAAGAACTCACTCCCTATGCTCTCCGTGAACTGGTGTCG
- a CDS encoding CPCC family cysteine-rich protein has translation MKKHQCPCCGHFTYTVPPEEDCGYICPVCFWENDPFIASDDDPSDSNHGITLNEAKANYLEFGACEEEMLRYVRPPESDENGHS, from the coding sequence TTGAAAAAACATCAATGTCCATGTTGTGGGCATTTTACCTATACTGTTCCACCGGAAGAAGACTGCGGGTATATTTGCCCCGTTTGCTTTTGGGAAAACGATCCATTTATTGCTTCTGATGATGACCCCAGCGACTCAAACCACGGAATAACTCTAAACGAAGCAAAAGCCAATTATTTGGAATTTGGCGCCTGTGAAGAAGAAATGTTGCGTTATGTTCGTCCGCCCGAAAGCGATGAGAATGGACACTCGTAA
- a CDS encoding relaxase/mobilization nuclease domain-containing protein yields the protein MATLKHIASKNSDYSAAETYLVYQHDEFSGKKILDEQGRPKLRESYILDTLECGEASFATACLLANRKYDKNNNPDDIKSHQYIISFDPRDAVENGLTMEKAQALGLNFCKENFPGHPAIVCTHPDGHNHSGNIHVHIVIGSVRTQEVERKPYMQKPRDWREGMKHSSTAQTMRHLRVAVMEMCQDAKLYQIDLLSSKKRVSEREYWMKRRGQMKLDRENAALLAAGQQPTQTEFETAKETLRKQISDVLDNAVSFEDFSDRLLQRYGITVKESRGRLSYLPAGRKKFIRAHSLGDKFEKELVLATLKENAKSQPIILHSNLEEEPDRIKKLVDIQAKLKQGKGIGYERWAKKHNLKAMAQTLILLEEKGLTDEDALNQRIAELDTKFHESLAVVKDLETRMADNQKLRSHAADYKQYRPLAQKLKTVKHPAVFEEQHRAELTAYRAAAAYLKANNITSLSSPNKLEAEYCALASEKAQFYEQYREAKSELLKLKDAKQNVALFFREEKQTQHHEREGVCV from the coding sequence ATGGCAACGCTGAAGCATATCGCCTCTAAAAACTCGGACTACTCCGCTGCCGAAACCTATCTGGTTTACCAGCACGATGAATTTTCCGGCAAGAAGATTCTGGACGAACAGGGCAGACCCAAGCTGCGGGAATCGTACATTCTGGATACCCTTGAATGCGGCGAAGCCTCGTTTGCAACGGCCTGTCTGCTGGCAAATCGGAAGTACGACAAGAACAACAACCCGGATGATATCAAGAGCCACCAGTATATCATCAGCTTCGACCCACGGGATGCAGTCGAAAATGGACTGACGATGGAAAAGGCACAGGCCCTCGGCCTGAACTTCTGTAAAGAGAACTTTCCCGGCCATCCTGCTATCGTCTGCACCCACCCGGACGGACACAACCATTCGGGAAATATCCATGTCCACATCGTGATCGGTAGCGTCCGGACACAAGAAGTGGAGCGCAAGCCCTATATGCAGAAGCCCCGTGACTGGCGTGAGGGCATGAAGCATTCCAGCACAGCCCAGACCATGCGGCACTTGCGTGTCGCGGTCATGGAAATGTGTCAGGATGCCAAGCTGTACCAGATCGACCTGCTCAGCTCGAAAAAGCGTGTGAGTGAGCGCGAGTACTGGATGAAACGGCGCGGTCAGATGAAACTCGACCGTGAAAACGCAGCCCTGCTTGCCGCCGGACAGCAGCCCACACAAACGGAGTTTGAAACCGCAAAGGAGACTTTGCGGAAACAGATCTCGGATGTGCTGGACAATGCAGTGAGCTTTGAAGATTTCTCGGACAGGCTCTTGCAGCGGTACGGCATCACGGTCAAGGAAAGCCGTGGGCGGCTCAGCTACCTGCCAGCCGGAAGAAAGAAGTTTATCCGGGCACACAGCCTCGGTGACAAGTTTGAGAAAGAACTCGTGCTTGCCACCTTGAAAGAAAATGCCAAGAGCCAGCCCATTATCCTCCACAGCAATCTTGAGGAAGAACCCGACCGAATCAAGAAGCTGGTGGACATTCAGGCGAAGCTGAAGCAGGGCAAGGGCATCGGCTATGAGCGTTGGGCGAAGAAGCACAACCTCAAAGCCATGGCACAGACCTTGATTCTTTTAGAAGAAAAGGGCTTGACCGATGAGGACGCACTCAACCAGAGAATCGCAGAGCTTGACACCAAGTTCCATGAATCGCTGGCCGTAGTGAAAGACCTCGAAACCCGCATGGCAGACAATCAGAAGCTGCGCAGCCACGCTGCTGACTACAAGCAGTACCGACCGCTTGCACAGAAGCTGAAAACTGTCAAACACCCAGCAGTCTTTGAAGAACAGCATCGTGCAGAGCTGACAGCATACCGGGCGGCAGCAGCCTATCTCAAGGCAAACAACATCACCAGCCTGTCCAGTCCGAACAAGCTGGAAGCGGAATACTGCGCTCTTGCTTCTGAAAAGGCCCAGTTCTATGAGCAGTACAGGGAAGCCAAGTCTGAACTGCTCAAGCTGAAAGATGCAAAACAGAATGTTGCCCTGTTCTTCCGGGAGGAAAAGCAGACGCAACATCATGAGAGAGAAGGAGTGTGCGTATGA
- a CDS encoding plasmid mobilization protein: MNKTNVKANPSTTHRHDTPNNKTHIIKFRVTETEKMELQCTAKLLHLSLSTLIRRALHNAKIERTVVVAGGGEETLAAVSTLLAQCSRVGGNLNQLARHFNSGGADTEQLRAKLLDELADLTTFRLNAEKVLGELYGNAEAYRL, encoded by the coding sequence ATGAACAAAACGAATGTCAAAGCGAATCCCAGCACGACCCACCGCCACGACACGCCGAACAACAAAACGCACATCATCAAGTTCCGTGTGACGGAAACTGAAAAGATGGAACTCCAATGCACAGCAAAACTCCTTCATCTCTCCCTGTCCACCCTCATCCGCCGTGCGCTGCACAATGCGAAGATCGAGCGCACCGTTGTCGTTGCCGGCGGCGGAGAAGAAACCCTCGCTGCCGTTTCTACTCTGCTTGCCCAGTGCAGCAGGGTGGGCGGCAACCTGAACCAACTCGCACGACACTTCAACTCCGGCGGAGCCGACACCGAACAGCTCCGGGCGAAACTTCTGGACGAACTTGCAGACCTGACCACCTTCCGGCTCAACGCCGAGAAAGTTCTGGGTGAACTGTATGGCAACGCTGAAGCATATCGCCTCTAA
- a CDS encoding GHKL domain-containing protein — MMLYYFVEFAGSFANIALLLLFIGRLLPKKEPVSRWFYLYVVLFVAGQCDLSLFPDWVTQRTIYLLVGGFLLALLFYEVRPWQAVFASGTFFTLAALVEVFAMLLIGLRIPDTDILMQAGAARLVYVVFSNLIQIPLVVLISHFFSRKGNALRILWLLPIIAIQIASIAVCYVAQYHAADEYFPDYMVGLMAVLLLINILIVFYVEALRENELEKFKVKFNEQQYNLQMEYYQQLKERQEEVRSLRHDVKKYILAMQAVAEHGDTEELHKIAQAATDIFERSTNVSAVGNPVVDALLNYYLRIAEKNNIKVKLDVTIPEVLTISSLSLSIIIGNTFDNAIEACCSLPAEQRTIHLQLRKQYRSLFYRLENPYSDTSRGIRIGEYHGYGLKNINRIVQENHGDFYTKKKDGVFTVQVRLNCEN, encoded by the coding sequence ATGATGCTATATTATTTCGTTGAGTTTGCAGGGAGCTTTGCCAACATTGCCCTGTTGCTGCTTTTTATCGGTCGGCTGCTTCCTAAAAAAGAACCTGTTTCAAGATGGTTCTATCTATATGTTGTACTTTTTGTCGCGGGGCAATGTGATTTGAGCTTATTCCCGGATTGGGTAACGCAGCGCACGATCTATCTTTTAGTTGGCGGATTTCTCCTTGCATTGCTGTTCTATGAGGTGCGCCCATGGCAGGCAGTTTTCGCAAGCGGAACCTTCTTTACACTGGCTGCTTTGGTTGAAGTGTTTGCAATGCTTTTGATTGGGCTGCGCATCCCGGATACCGACATTCTGATGCAGGCTGGGGCAGCACGGTTGGTCTATGTTGTTTTTTCAAACCTGATTCAAATTCCACTCGTAGTCCTGATCTCACATTTTTTTAGCCGAAAAGGAAATGCTCTGCGCATCCTATGGCTGCTGCCGATCATTGCGATTCAAATCGCAAGTATTGCTGTCTGTTATGTGGCACAGTATCATGCTGCGGATGAGTATTTCCCGGATTATATGGTCGGTCTTATGGCGGTGCTTCTCCTTATAAACATCCTGATTGTGTTCTATGTGGAAGCTCTCCGGGAAAATGAGCTAGAAAAATTCAAAGTCAAGTTCAACGAGCAGCAGTACAATCTTCAAATGGAATACTACCAGCAGCTCAAAGAACGTCAGGAAGAAGTCCGTTCTCTACGGCATGATGTGAAGAAATACATTCTGGCGATGCAGGCAGTTGCAGAACACGGCGATACCGAAGAACTTCACAAGATTGCACAAGCTGCCACGGATATTTTTGAGCGTTCCACAAATGTTTCTGCTGTCGGAAACCCTGTTGTGGATGCTCTTTTGAATTATTACCTGCGAATCGCAGAGAAGAATAACATCAAGGTCAAACTGGATGTGACGATTCCTGAAGTTTTGACGATTTCATCACTGTCTTTGAGCATCATCATCGGAAATACATTCGACAATGCCATTGAAGCCTGTTGCAGTCTGCCAGCGGAGCAGCGAACCATTCATTTACAGCTGCGCAAACAGTATCGAAGCCTCTTCTATCGGCTGGAAAACCCATACAGTGATACTTCTCGCGGAATCCGCATCGGAGAGTATCACGGTTACGGACTAAAGAACATAAATCGTATCGTTCAGGAAAATCATGGTGACTTCTATACGAAAAAGAAAGACGGTGTGTTTACCGTCCAAGTCCGCCTGAACTGCGAAAATTAA
- a CDS encoding LytR/AlgR family response regulator transcription factor, producing MLKYHVAVCDDEKSDLDGIVQSVQQYDVQGCFDIETYMDGNELLSELQMQKKSFDLLLLDIEMPSNGFQLAQSLIQMEKHPLVVFVTKRHEYAVQGYGIAFRYLVKPLDQTLFAAAMDAVLQELNSKHFTIEYDGVTISLETSDIYFLESHGHKVLIHCKEQDLTLRMSIPEALEQLPKRCFVSPHKSYLVNMEHIVYATGTAVFLSSGHQLPISRRKRQEFNQNFNAYLGR from the coding sequence ATGCTGAAGTACCACGTTGCAGTCTGCGATGATGAGAAATCAGACCTTGATGGCATTGTTCAAAGCGTCCAGCAGTACGATGTGCAAGGCTGCTTTGACATTGAGACTTACATGGACGGGAATGAACTTCTGAGCGAATTGCAGATGCAGAAGAAATCCTTTGATCTGCTTCTGCTCGATATCGAGATGCCATCCAACGGTTTTCAGTTGGCGCAGTCTTTGATCCAAATGGAGAAGCATCCTTTGGTGGTATTTGTCACGAAGCGGCATGAGTACGCTGTGCAGGGATATGGCATTGCATTCCGCTACCTTGTCAAACCTTTGGATCAGACTCTGTTCGCTGCGGCAATGGATGCTGTCCTTCAGGAACTGAACTCCAAACATTTCACGATCGAATACGATGGTGTTACCATATCCTTGGAAACATCGGACATTTACTTTCTGGAAAGCCACGGACATAAAGTTCTGATTCACTGCAAGGAGCAAGACCTTACATTGCGAATGAGCATTCCTGAAGCCTTGGAGCAGCTTCCAAAACGGTGCTTTGTGTCACCACACAAAAGTTATCTCGTCAACATGGAACACATTGTTTACGCTACGGGAACCGCTGTTTTTCTTTCCAGCGGACATCAGCTGCCGATCAGCAGGAGGAAGCGTCAGGAGTTCAATCAGAACTTCAACGCTTATTTGGGAAGATGA
- a CDS encoding accessory gene regulator B family protein — protein MWERTLSQKLVRLFCEQKVIDEAKTDAYVYGYELLISSIVSILLVILIAAVCGDVRYSLSFLIGFIPQRIYIGGYHATSHTKCYLAFSGLELICILLSKTIVANHLFRILTTAALLGISIILSPIEAKNKPLSEKKRSSYKMVASILSSIDFLLAIFNVLPYTRHVVCYYLSKWVLIVFSTIPLVQQKFNANFCR, from the coding sequence ATGTGGGAACGCACGCTGTCTCAGAAATTAGTCCGTCTTTTCTGCGAGCAAAAAGTGATAGATGAAGCAAAAACGGATGCGTATGTTTATGGGTACGAGTTGCTTATATCATCTATCGTGAGCATTCTGCTTGTTATTCTCATCGCTGCTGTGTGTGGTGATGTGCGATACTCGCTTTCATTTTTAATTGGTTTTATCCCACAGCGAATCTACATTGGTGGATACCATGCAACATCGCACACCAAATGCTATTTGGCATTCTCCGGACTGGAACTTATCTGCATTTTGTTAAGTAAGACAATTGTGGCAAATCACCTTTTTCGTATCCTGACAACAGCAGCTCTTTTGGGCATCTCTATCATTCTCTCTCCTATCGAAGCAAAGAATAAGCCTTTGAGCGAAAAGAAGCGATCAAGTTACAAGATGGTCGCATCTATTCTTTCATCAATAGATTTCCTGCTTGCCATTTTTAATGTGCTTCCGTATACACGTCATGTAGTTTGCTACTATCTCTCCAAATGGGTATTGATTGTATTCTCAACAATTCCTTTGGTTCAACAAAAATTTAATGCCAACTTTTGTAGATAG
- a CDS encoding IS110 family transposase → MVCVGIDVAKDKHDCCILDSDGMVRADCFTIPNNMDGFKQLLQTIRNCTKKSDKIKVGLEATGHYSYNILGFLLDNGLPTYVINPLHTNLYRKSLSLRKTKTDRVDARTIATMLLSDVDLKSYTDIAYHNEELKSLTRYRFDKVQECAKLKQSVSRLATILFPELEGLVSSIHGTSIYALLSEYPGAKQISEVHLTKLTNLLTTASKGRYGKEKAIQIREAARASIGSVMPAKSLELKHTIKLIQELASEIDEIEDSIQKIIDELNPPILSIPGMGVNSAAVILAEIGDFSNFSSPDKILAYAGCSPSTYQSGKLTNCYAHMEKRGSRYLRHALYNATKYVCYWNPVFAEYLAKKRAEGKHYNVALSHAMKKLVRLIYALQKSGKTYLTAA, encoded by the coding sequence ATGGTTTGTGTTGGAATTGATGTTGCCAAGGATAAGCATGACTGCTGTATTCTTGATTCAGACGGAATGGTTCGTGCTGACTGCTTTACCATCCCCAACAACATGGATGGATTTAAGCAGCTGCTTCAAACGATTCGAAACTGCACCAAAAAGTCAGACAAAATAAAAGTAGGACTTGAGGCTACCGGACATTACAGCTACAATATTCTTGGGTTCCTTCTTGACAACGGTCTGCCAACTTATGTCATTAACCCTTTACACACCAACCTGTACCGAAAAAGTCTCAGCCTTCGCAAAACCAAAACCGATCGTGTGGATGCAAGAACGATTGCAACTATGCTATTGTCCGATGTAGACCTCAAGTCCTACACGGATATAGCATACCATAACGAAGAGCTAAAGTCACTAACAAGATACCGATTTGATAAAGTTCAGGAATGCGCTAAACTAAAGCAATCGGTGTCCAGATTGGCTACGATTCTGTTTCCCGAATTGGAAGGGCTTGTTTCGTCTATCCATGGCACTTCAATCTACGCACTTCTTAGCGAATATCCCGGTGCAAAGCAAATTTCAGAAGTCCATCTTACCAAGCTGACAAACCTTCTTACAACAGCGTCCAAAGGACGCTACGGAAAAGAGAAAGCCATCCAGATTCGAGAGGCAGCCAGAGCTTCTATTGGCTCTGTCATGCCTGCCAAATCTTTGGAATTGAAGCATACCATTAAACTCATTCAAGAACTTGCCTCCGAGATCGACGAAATTGAAGATTCTATTCAGAAAATCATAGATGAGCTCAATCCACCAATTCTCTCGATTCCCGGCATGGGAGTAAACTCCGCTGCTGTAATCCTTGCAGAAATCGGGGATTTCTCCAATTTCAGTTCTCCTGACAAAATTCTTGCTTACGCTGGCTGCTCTCCATCTACATACCAGTCCGGAAAACTCACGAACTGCTATGCTCACATGGAAAAACGTGGCTCCCGCTACCTGCGACATGCCCTTTACAACGCAACCAAGTACGTCTGCTACTGGAATCCTGTCTTTGCTGAATACCTTGCCAAAAAACGTGCCGAAGGAAAACACTACAATGTTGCCCTGTCCCATGCCATGAAGAAACTCGTGCGGCTGATCTACGCTTTGCAGAAGTCTGGAAAAACATATCTTACAGCTGCATGA
- a CDS encoding DUF5626 family protein, with product MIMSTRKFIKKLTASLLFIAVVMSFGVQSAFAESNSPKATVKNNVVTFSNLDQLKANEKLTIAVVDSNGNPATITIESVNNSISRAAKSSNSWKVSYKGVVIHAYFYMTVTNNKVTNAWDYSITTLGSTYSDASLTYNSSSAKLTFTSNAYNGIASHTCWLKGTPRGTNNEVDVTYSM from the coding sequence ATGATCATGAGTACAAGAAAATTTATCAAAAAACTTACTGCGAGTCTGCTTTTTATTGCGGTTGTAATGTCGTTTGGCGTTCAGTCTGCCTTCGCTGAATCGAATTCACCGAAAGCTACCGTTAAGAACAATGTTGTTACTTTTAGCAATCTCGATCAACTGAAGGCAAACGAGAAGCTCACAATTGCAGTAGTTGACAGTAATGGTAATCCAGCAACTATTACTATTGAGTCAGTGAATAATTCGATTTCTCGTGCAGCAAAATCGTCGAATTCTTGGAAGGTTTCGTATAAAGGAGTGGTAATTCATGCATATTTTTATATGACGGTGACGAATAATAAAGTCACGAATGCCTGGGATTATTCGATTACAACTTTGGGTTCCACATACAGTGATGCAAGTTTGACGTATAACTCCAGTTCGGCAAAACTCACCTTTACCAGTAACGCTTATAATGGTATTGCTTCTCATACTTGCTGGCTGAAGGGAACTCCTCGTGGAACAAACAATGAAGTCGATGTAACGTATTCTATGTAA